One Procambarus clarkii isolate CNS0578487 chromosome 15, FALCON_Pclarkii_2.0, whole genome shotgun sequence DNA segment encodes these proteins:
- the LOC123759090 gene encoding uncharacterized protein — MLGPYHPTVTLLLLRSRLAHNPPAAASIRRLFSAVNRGPSIRINDFEKRIPVSLPWDQNVLITQRSRPAACGWCYFSDDSGKMTHPEIKEAIKTISEKFTEAMELMNDARASAGTVYFSEDMEDTHTQVTETLEDYTTLLSKLNESQKTEVIQSIGLKMEELKAQMSLLQDLVKSEKPLM; from the exons ATGTTGGGCCCATACCACCCCACCGTCACCCTCCTGCTCCTCAGGTCTCGCCTCGCCCACAACCCACCCGCCGCTGCTTCAATAAGGag ATTATTTTCAGCAGTAAATCGAGGACCTAGTATAAGAATAAATGATTTTGAGAAGAGAATTCCAGTGTCGTTACCTTGGGACCAGAATGTACTCATCACACAGAGGTCCCGGCCTGCAGCATGTGGCTGGTGTTACTTCTCCGATGACTCTGGCAAGATGACACATCCAGAAATTAAGGAGGCCATTAAAACTATCTCTGAGAAGTTTACAGAAGCTATGGAGCTGATGAATGATGCA AGAGCGTCGGCAGGAACAGTTTACTTTTCAGAGGATATGGAAGACACGCATACACAGGTTACCGAAACATTGGAAGACTACACCACATTACTTTCCAAACTAAACGAGAGTCAGAAAACGGAAGTTATTCAGTCTATAG GCCTCAAGATGGAAGAGCTGAAAGCCCAGATGTCCTTGTTACAAGACCTAGTAAAGAGTGAAAAGCCACTTATGTGA